The following are encoded together in the Bacteroidales bacterium MB20-C3-3 genome:
- a CDS encoding single-stranded DNA-binding protein translates to MHYATIIGRLGSDAVLKEINGRQFVSMSVARDEVIGKSASGEPVKEAVWYNVTLYGNGGNRLSRLLKGTMVTVIGRERVNVYQDRNGAWRAGFNISAFDVYLCGGQKQEQVVPTQQASDEIRTVEIFPGNNSSDGIDDLPM, encoded by the coding sequence ATGCATTACGCAACGATAATTGGAAGACTAGGCTCAGATGCCGTTTTAAAAGAGATTAATGGAAGGCAATTCGTTTCTATGTCTGTGGCTAGAGACGAGGTAATTGGAAAGTCTGCAAGCGGAGAGCCGGTAAAAGAAGCTGTTTGGTACAATGTAACCCTATATGGCAATGGAGGAAACAGGTTGTCGCGACTTCTTAAGGGGACAATGGTAACAGTTATTGGAAGAGAAAGGGTGAATGTGTACCAAGATAGAAATGGTGCATGGAGAGCAGGGTTTAATATTAGTGCTTTTGATGTTTACCTATGCGGAGGACAGAAGCAAGAGCAGGTAGTTCCAACACAACAGGCCTCGGATGAAATAAGAACCGTAGAGATATTCCCTGGTAATAATTCATCAGACGGAATTGATGATCTGCCAATGTAG
- a CDS encoding DNA cytosine methyltransferase, whose protein sequence is MNQENIKLLYIDLFSGAGGTSTGVEFTQVNGQKCARVVACVNHDINAILSHSENHPETLHFTEDIRTLELSPMVTHLNAMRVKYPEALVVLWASLECTNFSKAKGGQSRDADSRTLAEHLFRYIDAIDPDFVHIENVEEFMSWGDVDENGKPISMDRGRSYLRWVKNICKYGYSYDWKICNSADYGAYTARKRYFGQFAKKGLPISWPEPTHAKVVTGGGLFGRLERWKAVKEVLDLKDEGESIFTRKKPLSEKTLERIYAGLIKFVAGGKDKWILKYNSINGKTGKHIPPSIEEPSPVISCQGRLGIVSANFLSAYYGNGDNVSDIESPSPVVTTKDRLALISSQFLYSYNFKDAGKDINAPCPTLLTKDRLALATPQFLDMQYGNGSPAPIDTPAGTVTTSPKHNLVTLKPWIMNTNFNNVGASVDEPSQVITANRKWHYLMNTTLADGNELYIKVFETDTPAMVRIKEFMALYGIIDIKMRMLKIPELKQIMGFPKTYKLIGTQAEQKKYIGNAVEVNMSRALCAALAEDIYKYELEKVAI, encoded by the coding sequence ATGAACCAAGAAAACATCAAATTACTATACATTGACCTCTTCTCAGGAGCAGGCGGAACATCTACGGGGGTTGAGTTTACACAGGTGAACGGCCAAAAGTGTGCGAGAGTTGTCGCTTGTGTCAATCACGACATAAACGCAATTCTGTCACATTCCGAAAATCACCCGGAAACACTACATTTTACCGAGGATATTCGCACCCTTGAACTCTCCCCTATGGTTACTCACCTGAACGCAATGAGGGTGAAATATCCTGAAGCTCTTGTGGTATTATGGGCCAGTTTGGAATGTACGAACTTCAGCAAGGCTAAAGGCGGACAATCAAGGGATGCAGACTCCAGGACACTTGCTGAACACCTGTTCAGATATATTGATGCCATTGACCCCGATTTTGTACACATTGAGAATGTAGAGGAGTTTATGAGCTGGGGCGATGTGGACGAGAACGGGAAACCCATCTCTATGGATCGTGGGAGGAGCTATCTCCGTTGGGTAAAAAACATCTGCAAATACGGATATAGCTACGATTGGAAGATTTGCAACTCTGCTGACTATGGAGCCTACACAGCAAGAAAAAGATATTTCGGACAATTTGCAAAGAAAGGACTTCCTATCTCGTGGCCGGAACCCACTCATGCAAAGGTTGTAACAGGAGGAGGTCTTTTTGGTCGTTTAGAGAGATGGAAAGCAGTGAAGGAGGTCCTTGACCTCAAAGACGAGGGAGAGTCAATATTCACCCGGAAAAAACCTCTTTCCGAGAAGACTCTGGAGAGAATCTATGCCGGGCTGATAAAGTTTGTTGCGGGCGGAAAGGATAAGTGGATATTGAAGTATAACTCAATAAATGGAAAGACAGGTAAGCATATTCCCCCGAGCATTGAGGAACCATCTCCGGTTATTTCATGTCAAGGGAGACTAGGGATTGTTTCAGCAAATTTCCTTTCTGCATATTACGGAAATGGAGACAATGTTTCTGATATTGAAAGTCCGTCTCCTGTTGTTACCACAAAAGACAGACTGGCTTTGATATCCTCCCAATTTCTCTATTCGTACAACTTCAAAGATGCAGGGAAAGATATCAATGCACCTTGTCCCACTTTGCTCACAAAGGACCGCCTCGCACTTGCTACGCCTCAGTTTCTTGATATGCAGTACGGAAATGGCAGCCCTGCTCCGATTGACACTCCGGCCGGTACTGTTACCACAAGTCCAAAGCATAACCTTGTCACCCTGAAACCTTGGATAATGAACACCAACTTCAATAATGTTGGAGCATCTGTTGACGAACCATCACAAGTGATTACAGCGAACAGAAAGTGGCACTATCTGATGAATACTACCCTTGCAGATGGCAATGAGCTTTACATTAAAGTTTTTGAAACCGATACTCCGGCAATGGTAAGAATCAAAGAGTTTATGGCTCTGTACGGAATCATTGATATTAAGATGCGTATGTTGAAAATTCCTGAACTGAAACAGATTATGGGCTTTCCGAAGACCTACAAACTTATCGGAACGCAGGCGGAACAGAAAAAGTACATCGGCAACGCTGTTGAGGTGAATATGTCAAGAGCTTTATGTGCCGCCCTAGCAGAGGATATTTACAAATATGAACTTGAAAAAGTGGCTATATGA